A single Candidatus Omnitrophota bacterium DNA region contains:
- a CDS encoding radical SAM protein yields the protein MMDKGITAAPIRTITVFDASAASAPTSNLDRLETLCRQSNMYAWANREITVAAPPALMYITITNACNHKCKVCAWKDTMRRGRNENGEKQMGLMSYEMFQRCVDMIPDGVARVYLQKTGESTLNPDLPRMMKYIKTQRPEIEVAMHTNGTRLDDPEIVESILNYLDFFSISFFGIDRETYNTAHGKKDYDLVLNNASRFYETYQKSFRKPRVFFDYVGQQTNQAFSDEEVFQFFRERFPAFSAGIHYTYNFQGFGEEGHLNIFDKLPREQFPVCVLPWMSFTILWDGKVDYCFVEPKELYYLGDVNHSTITEIWNSPPYREFRRMFIEKRFDEMKAKEIHCGTCSWLFSQKLNSAGTLTMSANKFAPEWDGESPHKTLIDVCATGEEHLLSGYLHYLRGEPGEAFKDFYMASQISPNERIKMKGEEWIEQVKNVFAQKKNIESWENCLQQEGESLHRLHVTRYSHAETDKELEKKKRAAV from the coding sequence ATGATGGATAAAGGAATAACCGCCGCTCCTATCCGTACAATCACGGTTTTCGATGCTTCGGCGGCGTCTGCGCCGACATCCAATCTTGATCGTCTGGAAACGCTTTGCCGTCAAAGCAATATGTATGCTTGGGCGAATCGGGAAATAACCGTCGCCGCGCCGCCCGCCTTGATGTACATCACCATAACTAACGCATGCAACCATAAATGTAAAGTCTGCGCCTGGAAGGATACGATGCGGCGCGGACGCAACGAAAACGGGGAAAAGCAGATGGGGCTGATGTCCTACGAAATGTTCCAGCGCTGCGTCGATATGATCCCCGATGGCGTCGCCCGCGTCTATCTGCAAAAAACCGGCGAGTCCACCCTCAATCCCGATCTGCCCCGGATGATGAAATATATCAAAACGCAAAGGCCGGAGATCGAGGTCGCCATGCACACCAATGGAACGCGGCTGGACGATCCCGAAATCGTGGAGTCTATTCTCAACTACCTCGATTTCTTCTCCATCTCCTTCTTCGGCATCGACCGGGAGACTTACAATACCGCGCACGGCAAGAAGGATTACGACTTGGTTCTCAATAATGCCAGCCGCTTTTATGAAACCTATCAAAAATCTTTCCGCAAGCCGCGCGTCTTTTTCGATTACGTCGGCCAACAGACGAACCAGGCCTTTTCGGACGAGGAAGTGTTCCAATTTTTCCGCGAGCGCTTTCCCGCTTTTTCCGCGGGGATTCATTATACCTACAATTTCCAGGGATTCGGCGAAGAAGGCCATTTGAATATTTTCGACAAATTGCCCCGCGAACAATTCCCCGTCTGCGTGCTGCCGTGGATGTCCTTCACGATTCTATGGGACGGAAAAGTCGATTACTGCTTCGTCGAACCGAAGGAATTGTATTACCTCGGCGACGTTAATCATTCCACCATTACGGAAATTTGGAACAGCCCGCCTTATCGGGAATTTCGCCGGATGTTCATCGAAAAACGCTTCGACGAGATGAAAGCCAAGGAAATCCACTGCGGGACCTGCTCCTGGCTCTTCAGCCAAAAACTCAACTCGGCGGGAACGCTGACCATGAGCGCCAATAAGTTTGCGCCCGAATGGGACGGCGAATCGCCCCATAAAACCCTGATCGACGTATGCGCAACGGGAGAGGAGCATTTGCTTAGCGGCTACCTGCATTACCTGCGCGGCGAACCAGGCGAGGCTTTCAAGGATTTCTATATGGCTTCCCAAATTTCTCCCAACGAGAGAATCAAGATGAAGGGCGAAGAGTGGATTGAACAAGTCAAAAACGTCTTCGCGCAGAAAAAGAATATCGAGAGTTGGGAGAATTGCTTGCAACAAGAGGGCGAATCGCTGCATCGCCTCCACGTAACCCGCTATTCCCACGCCGAAACCGACAAGGAACTGGAAAAGAAGAAACGCGCGGCGGTGTGA
- a CDS encoding DapH/DapD/GlmU-related protein: MKRHELISSIMFDYEEYSREQIVELCQPLPRKLLRWLGIHHPDNRTRKIFYEMTNVEIGEGTVINQNFIVSDNYEPLLKIGERVAIAPNVTVICVSEPNNSLLKEYASVQSKLIRSEPVIIEDDVWIGAHVTLLPGIHIGEKSIVGAGSVVNKNIPPKSIAAGVPAKVLRRVEE; encoded by the coding sequence ATGAAACGCCATGAACTGATCTCGTCCATAATGTTCGATTACGAAGAATACAGCCGCGAGCAAATCGTCGAGCTATGCCAGCCGCTGCCGAGAAAATTGCTGCGCTGGCTGGGCATCCATCATCCCGACAACCGGACGCGCAAGATTTTTTACGAAATGACGAACGTGGAAATCGGCGAGGGGACGGTCATCAATCAGAATTTCATCGTTTCGGACAATTACGAACCGCTGCTCAAGATCGGTGAGCGCGTCGCCATCGCGCCCAACGTTACGGTGATCTGCGTCTCGGAGCCGAACAACTCGCTGCTCAAAGAATACGCCAGCGTTCAAAGTAAACTAATCCGCTCGGAACCCGTCATCATCGAAGACGACGTCTGGATCGGCGCGCATGTTACGCTGCTGCCGGGAATCCACATCGGAGAAAAATCGATCGTCGGCGCGGGATCGGTGGTCAATAAAAACATCCCGCCGAAAAGCATCGCGGCGGGCGTTCCCGCGAAAGTGTTGCGGCGAGTTGAGGAGTGA
- a CDS encoding GNAT family N-acetyltransferase: protein MTIRIDLLTPDGESEYEELARSLDSVLFYASLPYRRFLQTLLPQSRAAYLTAWEAGRMIGALPAFLSPPSPSGIVLNSLPFYGSNGGVLVSPRYPDAKATVLELLRAFDELALQEKTAASTLISNPLDPLRGLYREEYFCDAIDERIGQITPLPRNIAGEEEREQAVMEQVHQKTRNCIRKAMKSGLSIRHSGELAAMENLYRLHKTNMEAIGGLAKPWEAFAAIREAFAYDQDYRIYIAEKDGETIASLLVFFYNRTAEYYTPASSAEHRVLQPMSLLIFEAMLEAMRRGLHHWNWGGTWLTQDGVYHFKKRWGTEDIPYYYYVRIYDESLRRLSKETLLREFPYFYVMPFRMLMPSSNNNAI, encoded by the coding sequence ATGACGATTCGAATCGATCTCTTAACGCCGGATGGGGAATCCGAGTACGAGGAATTGGCGCGATCCTTGGATAGCGTCTTATTCTACGCATCCCTGCCTTATCGCCGCTTCCTGCAAACGCTGCTGCCCCAAAGCCGCGCCGCCTATCTGACGGCTTGGGAAGCGGGGCGGATGATCGGCGCCCTGCCTGCTTTTCTGTCGCCTCCATCGCCGTCAGGAATTGTATTGAATTCGCTTCCCTTTTACGGCAGCAACGGCGGCGTTCTAGTTTCGCCGCGCTATCCCGATGCGAAAGCCACCGTTCTCGAACTGCTGCGCGCCTTCGACGAGTTGGCGCTGCAGGAAAAAACAGCGGCGTCTACGCTGATCTCCAATCCCCTCGATCCCTTGCGCGGCCTTTATCGCGAGGAATATTTTTGCGACGCCATCGACGAGCGCATCGGCCAGATTACGCCGCTGCCCAGAAATATCGCCGGAGAAGAAGAACGGGAGCAGGCGGTTATGGAGCAAGTTCACCAAAAAACGCGCAACTGCATCCGCAAAGCCATGAAAAGCGGCCTTTCCATCCGGCATAGCGGCGAGCTGGCGGCGATGGAAAATCTATATCGGCTGCATAAAACCAACATGGAAGCCATCGGCGGATTGGCTAAGCCGTGGGAGGCGTTCGCCGCGATCCGCGAGGCGTTCGCTTACGATCAGGACTATCGAATTTACATCGCAGAGAAGGATGGAGAGACCATCGCGTCGCTGCTCGTTTTTTTTTACAACCGCACAGCGGAGTACTATACGCCCGCCAGCTCGGCGGAACATCGCGTCCTGCAGCCGATGAGTTTATTGATTTTCGAAGCCATGCTGGAAGCCATGCGGCGCGGGCTGCATCATTGGAATTGGGGCGGAACCTGGTTGACGCAGGATGGAGTCTATCATTTCAAAAAACGCTGGGGGACGGAGGATATTCCATATTATTATTACGTCCGGATTTACGACGAATCGTTGAGACGCCTATCCAAAGAAACGCTGCTGCGCGAATTTCCCTATTTTTACGTAATGCCCTTCAGGATGCTTATGCCAAGTTCCAATAATAATGCGATTTAA